In Sphingomonas aliaeris, a single genomic region encodes these proteins:
- a CDS encoding alpha/beta hydrolase codes for MRTTISMLIAASAAIAIFPAAAQSPRSITAPPPPPPPATATQPAKAAPDMQVVLDALASLGGKPIETLTPAEARMQPSAADGAKAVMQKKGMSTAPDRTVTTQDIPYGSDPKQFARIYKPANASASGKPMPLVVYYHGGGWVIADVDTYDAAPRAMAKALNAIVVSVEYRHAPEFKFPAQHDDAAAAYRWTLQNAASWGGDPAKIAIVGESAGGNLAVASAIYARDNGLTAPRYIVSVYPIANSSMTLPSRRDSANAKPLNGAMLPWFGYYYQTSKADAQDPRLNLVAANLRGLPPTTIINAQIDPLRSDGETLATAMRAAGDKVEQKTFPGVTHEFFGMAKVVSGAKQANDLAVARLKAAFAR; via the coding sequence TTGCGCACAACCATTTCGATGCTGATCGCCGCATCCGCCGCGATCGCCATCTTCCCCGCAGCCGCTCAATCGCCGCGCTCGATTACGGCACCTCCTCCCCCTCCGCCGCCCGCGACGGCTACCCAACCCGCCAAGGCGGCACCCGACATGCAGGTGGTCCTCGACGCGCTCGCGTCGCTCGGGGGCAAGCCGATCGAGACGCTGACTCCTGCCGAAGCCCGGATGCAGCCGTCGGCGGCCGATGGTGCCAAGGCGGTCATGCAGAAGAAGGGTATGTCGACTGCCCCCGATCGAACGGTGACGACGCAGGACATACCTTACGGCAGCGATCCCAAGCAGTTCGCGCGCATCTACAAGCCGGCGAACGCATCCGCTAGCGGCAAGCCGATGCCCTTAGTCGTCTACTATCATGGCGGCGGCTGGGTGATCGCCGACGTCGATACCTATGACGCTGCTCCCCGTGCAATGGCGAAGGCGCTGAACGCCATCGTCGTATCGGTCGAGTACCGTCACGCTCCCGAGTTCAAGTTCCCGGCGCAGCACGACGACGCTGCAGCAGCCTATCGCTGGACGCTCCAGAACGCGGCGAGCTGGGGTGGCGACCCGGCGAAGATCGCCATCGTAGGCGAGAGCGCAGGCGGCAACCTTGCGGTTGCGAGTGCGATTTACGCACGAGACAACGGCCTGACCGCACCGCGCTACATCGTCTCAGTCTACCCGATCGCCAACAGCAGCATGACGCTGCCCTCGCGCCGGGACTCGGCCAATGCCAAGCCTCTGAACGGCGCGATGCTGCCGTGGTTCGGCTACTACTATCAGACCAGCAAGGCGGACGCGCAGGACCCGCGCCTGAACCTGGTCGCGGCGAACCTGCGCGGTCTGCCGCCGACGACGATCATCAACGCCCAGATCGATCCGCTGCGTTCGGATGGCGAAACGCTGGCGACGGCGATGAGGGCCGCCGGTGACAAGGTCGAGCAGAAGACCTTCCCAGGCGTGACGCACGAGTTCTTCGGAATGGCCAAGGTCGTCAGCGGCGCCAAGCAAGCCAATGATCTCGCTGTCGCGAGACTCAAGGCGGCATTCGCGCGCTGA
- a CDS encoding NAD(P)-dependent alcohol dehydrogenase, protein MTKALGYAAKHSFSRLKPLEFDRPAPKANEVQLDVLYCGVCHSDIHQVENDWGNTVYPCMPGHEIVGRVSAAGGSVTRHKVGDLVGVGCMIDSCRSCEPCREGDEHHCEGHNSWLATYNGPMKPAAQTDDGVNTYAEDNTFGGYSNVIVVPEDFVLRVPESIPVEAAAPILCAGVTTFSPMRHWGVKAGDKVGIVGLGGLGHMAVKLAKAMGAEVTVFTTDKDKIEAAKALGATQVVVEGDKQAYKDLELTFDFILSTVPEKHEVDPFITLLKRNATFCAVGALNEQPKYNNQELIMHRRTLAGSLIGSIKETQDVLDFCAEHNVAPDVQVIPIQDVNDAYKKVKNEDVRFRYVIDMASLKREMDEVA, encoded by the coding sequence ATGACCAAGGCTCTCGGTTACGCAGCCAAGCATTCCTTCAGCCGCTTGAAGCCGCTCGAGTTCGACCGGCCAGCGCCCAAGGCCAACGAGGTTCAGCTCGACGTGCTCTACTGCGGCGTCTGCCACTCGGACATCCACCAGGTCGAGAATGACTGGGGCAACACCGTCTACCCGTGCATGCCCGGCCACGAGATCGTGGGGCGGGTATCCGCCGCAGGCGGATCGGTGACGAGGCACAAGGTCGGCGACCTGGTCGGCGTCGGTTGCATGATCGACAGCTGCAGGAGTTGCGAGCCTTGCCGTGAGGGCGACGAGCATCACTGCGAGGGCCACAACAGCTGGCTCGCTACCTACAACGGTCCGATGAAACCCGCCGCGCAGACCGACGACGGGGTCAACACCTACGCCGAGGACAATACATTTGGCGGCTACTCGAACGTGATCGTCGTGCCGGAGGATTTTGTCCTCCGGGTGCCTGAGAGCATTCCGGTCGAGGCGGCCGCACCGATCCTGTGTGCGGGTGTCACCACCTTCTCGCCGATGCGCCACTGGGGCGTAAAGGCGGGCGACAAGGTCGGCATCGTGGGCCTCGGCGGTCTTGGCCACATGGCGGTGAAGCTCGCCAAGGCGATGGGTGCCGAAGTGACGGTGTTCACCACCGACAAGGACAAGATTGAAGCCGCCAAGGCGCTCGGCGCGACGCAGGTCGTCGTGGAGGGCGACAAGCAGGCCTACAAGGACCTCGAGCTCACCTTCGACTTCATTCTCTCGACGGTGCCCGAGAAGCACGAGGTCGACCCGTTCATCACGCTCCTGAAGCGCAACGCGACCTTCTGCGCGGTGGGCGCGCTCAACGAGCAGCCCAAGTACAACAACCAGGAACTGATCATGCACCGCCGCACGCTGGCGGGATCGCTGATTGGCTCGATCAAGGAGACGCAGGACGTGCTCGACTTCTGCGCCGAGCACAATGTGGCGCCCGACGTGCAGGTGATCCCCATCCAGGACGTCAACGACGCCTACAAGAAGGTGAAGAACGAGGACGTCCGCTTCCGCTACGTCATCGACATGGCCTCGCTGAAACGCGAGATGGACGAGGTGGCCTGA
- a CDS encoding catalase family protein, which produces MTNEPIRFSPDVEQKQSDEAETIQQLNDAFDVILERTAEDYGRAVRSVHAKAHGVLKGELKIDDGLPPELAQGLFATSGTHQALVRISTNAGDILPDAISLPRGLAIKVLDVVGERLPGADGTAQDFVTNNGKVFVAKDAKTFLGNVKMLAKTTDRLEGTKEVLSAALRGVHNALEAVGASSPKVDTLGGTPNVDPIGETYNSVTPYRWGDYIAKYRLVPVAPDQVALTGRIVEAADRPDAIREDVRVEMERLDAEWEFQVQLCRDLDKQPIEDPTVEWDQAISPFQRVAVLRVPAQDSWNPAQVREIDEETRFSIWTGLAAHQPLGNINRARNETYRHSADFRARVNGCPYHEPSAAQA; this is translated from the coding sequence ATGACAAACGAACCCATTCGCTTCTCTCCCGACGTTGAGCAGAAGCAGTCCGACGAAGCCGAGACGATCCAGCAGCTCAACGACGCATTTGATGTCATTCTGGAGCGCACCGCCGAGGATTATGGTCGTGCAGTACGCTCTGTGCATGCGAAGGCGCACGGCGTCCTGAAAGGTGAACTGAAGATCGACGATGGTCTGCCGCCGGAACTCGCGCAGGGACTGTTCGCTACATCCGGGACGCATCAGGCGCTCGTTCGTATCTCGACCAACGCGGGCGACATCCTACCCGATGCGATCAGCCTGCCCCGCGGACTTGCGATCAAGGTCCTTGACGTAGTCGGCGAACGCCTGCCGGGTGCGGACGGAACCGCGCAGGACTTCGTCACCAACAACGGCAAGGTGTTCGTCGCAAAGGACGCGAAGACCTTCCTTGGCAACGTCAAGATGCTCGCGAAGACGACCGATCGGCTGGAAGGCACCAAGGAGGTGCTGTCCGCGGCGTTGCGCGGCGTGCATAATGCGCTCGAGGCGGTGGGCGCGTCGAGCCCCAAGGTCGATACACTCGGCGGCACGCCCAATGTCGATCCAATCGGCGAGACCTATAATTCGGTGACGCCGTATCGATGGGGCGACTATATCGCCAAGTACCGTCTGGTGCCGGTCGCACCCGACCAGGTCGCGCTCACCGGCCGCATCGTCGAAGCGGCGGATCGTCCTGACGCGATCCGCGAGGACGTGCGGGTTGAGATGGAGCGTCTGGACGCCGAGTGGGAGTTCCAGGTCCAGCTCTGCCGCGACTTGGACAAGCAGCCGATCGAGGACCCCACCGTCGAGTGGGATCAGGCGATTTCGCCGTTCCAGCGCGTCGCCGTGCTGCGGGTGCCGGCGCAGGACAGCTGGAATCCAGCACAGGTGCGCGAGATCGACGAGGAGACCCGGTTCAGCATCTGGACCGGCCTCGCCGCGCACCAGCCGCTGGGCAACATCAACCGGGCACGCAACGAGACCTATCGTCACTCCGCCGACTTCCGCGCGCGCGTGAACGGCTGCCCTTACCACGAACCCTCGGCCGCCCAGGCCTGA